A region of the Epinephelus fuscoguttatus linkage group LG22, E.fuscoguttatus.final_Chr_v1 genome:
AGAAGACATGCTCCTTGGCTGCATCTACTTTAGTGGTGTCAGCGGACACGGGGTACGCTATCAGCAACAACATTAGCACAGCAGTGTTTACAGAAGGACGACTGAAGCTAAGAGTAGCTATATTCTTTGAAGTGTGGACATAGGTTAGCACTTAGCTATTTGTAAACATCAAGTATGGACAAGGGCTAGCATTTAGCTAGCTTTTGGTAAACATCAAATCTTTAGCTCAAGGCTGGCACCTAAGAAAGCTGTTTTTTTCCATCTGACATAAGCCTCAGAAGCTGACAGTATTCAAAAAAGTGGGGCAGAGATAgaaaacattaacaacaaaaagacCATGATTGTCATAATTTAGACATTTtgaagcatgttttttttaaatgccctCTCAACGTGTAGCTAATGTAGCATGTGCAATAACAGTGTCAATGATAGCcagagaaataaatattttcaacaAATACACTGTACCTGAAAGATGGTAGAAACAGCATGTGTGGACTGGTGGTTGGTACTGGTCATTTGTTGACTtattagctaacattaacttgTGGTGCACACTGTTATCACTGCAACAGAACTGAAGAGAGAACAGGGGAGAGGGCATTAGCCTCTTTTTTCACTTGAAATTTCAGACAAAATGATTTGATTAATAAACAACAATTTACTTCAATTTTATATGGAAAAGCAGTTATCATTACATTAGAAGAGCTGGCGTGGTTAAGAGTGTTGAGGGTGGTCTGAATGCCATAGACTTCTCTGTTATCAGTGCTGTTCTAAAATTGAAACGGCTGCAGTCGTTTGTTCTACACAAAGACTCTTTTTGGTTTAGCACCCCGAAtgcaattttttaaatgatgtgaggatttaattttttttattgcattttgatTATGATTCATACAAACTGCCTGTGAAATTCACAGGACAAATCAGGACAAATCAGATTTGGTCAGTCATGTCAGGTCatctgtacatatatatataccccCCTCTAGGGTTCATCTGACCCCCACAAAGTAATCACTGTTATTACTAATTACTAATATACAGTGCAGATGACCTGACATGACTTTACTAGcgtgggctattatttgcttaaatcactgaactcaacaagcctttaattccttttccaaaaaactgttgctcagcaagtATGGGAAATAttatcaaattgtttatttgaaccagtataAATATTATTTGTATGAAAATTAGGCTTTGAATAATATATCTGTTATGAATCATTTGATTTAGCTTGGACAGACAGGGCATCAGCGAGAGAGACTCACAAGACTCGTTTTATGGCATCTGGCTTTCCGGCACAACAACTCTTTATCCTGTtaatatatgttaatatttgcaacttggattaatttttatgaaaaacccttgaAAAAAACCTTGATCTGAAGTGCCTTATGGACTAATAGTGCATGAATAACTTACCGGGTTATCAAAATCTATGACCTCTTCAGAGGTAGGAGTCACCAATTATTTTTCTGCTCTGTTGTTTACCATGCCAGTAAATAGGAATAAATTATGGTCTTCTTTGGTGCTcaggtttcagtaaaatgaattgAACGATTGAATTGTAACCTGGGAAAACAACTCCCAACAGGGAGttgttttcccagtattcaccggctcattatacattatcccgcctACTACatggctaattatcagttaaataaataatttgagacaGAATGTTGATTAATTATAcgattttattgatttataaattaaattgggaggagagaaaaaaaaactgccaacAACGGCTGAATCTGCGCTACAATCTACAATAGCTACAGGGAatcaagagaaaatgaaaagcagcGTCCCTAGCatcgctgggctacatagcaacggtcattacacagtaatatcagacctctgaatgccgcgactgaccaatcagaatacagcatttaatagagctgTGTAataagtaagggataatgtataatgagccggtgaatactgggaaaataactcctgaCAGGGCTGCACATCGCGGTTCTATTCTCCTGAAGGGAGttgttttcccagtattcaccggctcattatacattatcccgcttattacacggctaattatcagttaaataaataatgttgtctaCCTCCGCAAAGTGCATTAAAACTGaccggattcgacaacttttggtgaaagttttgtactcacccaggcttagtggactgaaccgaggcataaaactcgcgtaaaatgtcatgaagcatgactgccgagtgtgtattcaaatccatgttcttttgtttttggcagagaaagtccgcTGAATGCtgcgactgaccaatcagaatacagcatttaatagagccgtgtaataaacATATATGGAATGCCTTATAGTTTGTATTTAAATTGtgtacaatataataataataatgttacagGCAACCCACAAAGGCATGGAAAGTCTCAGTGACATTACAACCTGTTCACCAACTAGCAATAAAAAAAGCTCTCTTTAGAAACCACATCATCGCACAAGCTGTGTGTGCAATTCAGCAGAATATAGGTGCATGACAGTCACATGCAAAACCAACAAACATTCAtaagcctacacacacacacacactctctctctctctctctctctctctcttgctctctcatacacacacatacacgcaaaTTTCCATGGTTTAGTTAATAAGCAACAGTCTAATCAAAGCATACTGACGATCATTCAGTGCGTCAGAGCAAGACACACTCAGTATTTATGGTTCACTGATGAATAATTAACTTCTGAGCTTCCCTCTGACTGATCAAGAATCTACAgttcagagcagcagaggatcATTTTATCTTAAACATGgcttcagctgcagcaggaagtgtgGTGGTGGTCACTCATGTGCACCCATTACCCCAGGGTCTTGGACACCAACATTATGTGGATACTCCGGGGAGGTTCAGCAAGGGCCGGCCACTGGCGCTTGGGGTAAGAGCCACGATCAGTTTCTGGAGGTAGACAGTTCAGCTTACATAGATACATATTTTCTGCAGTTTACAATAAGGTGGAGAAACATTGTTTGCTTGTTAGCTAATAGCAATGGCAGGGATTGTGTGGATTATGTGTCCATCTCACACACAtttagtcaagtcaagtcaagtcaggaTTTATTTCTAAGGCACATTTAAAATGACGGCAGTcaaccaaagtgctgcacatgcacaacatcaataataaaaatagaatagatGTAGAAAACAACGATAagaaaacagagcaaacagtgcaaatattaaaatagcaattaaaaaaaaaaaaaatttgagatCATCATGCTCAGGCTGAATGATACGCCAGGTGGAAGAGAAAGGTTTTTAGGGAGGATTTAAAAGTCTCTAGGGACTGGGAAGATCAAATGTGAAGGGGGAGGCTGTTCCAAAGCCTGGGGGCAGCCGCTGCGAAGGCTCTGTCACCTCAAGACTTTAGTCTGGTTTTTGGCACCACCAACAGTAGTCGGTCCGAAAACCTTAAGGTTCTGGTTGGGGTGTGGCGCAAAAGGAGCTCAGAGAGGTACAGAGGGGCCAGACCGTTgagggctttaaaaacaattaaaagaagtttaaaatcaatacaaaaacggaccgggagccagtggagggaggcttAAACTGGCTTGATGTGGTCGTGCTTTTTCTTGCCTGGGAGGAGGCGAGCAGCAGCGTTTTGGACGAGCTGTAGACGGTTGAGGGAGGACTGATCCAGGCCAACATAAAGGGAGTTACAATAGTCTAATCTGGTGGTTATGAAGGCATGGATCACCCTTTCAAAGTCTGCAGCTGAGAAATAGGGCTTGGTCTTGGCTAAAAGACGTAGTTGGAAAAAGGTAGTTTTGACAAAAGCACTAATCTGTTTGTCAAATTGGCAATCAAAAACCACCCCGAGATTCTTTACAGAGGAGCGAATGTTGGGGTTCAGGGGGCACAGGAAATCGGCGGAGCTGCGTGGGGACATGTGGCCTCCAAATTATCATTATGTTTCTTCTATTAGTGATCTTTCATTTTAATCTTTATTATTAAACTCTTTCTAAAGTCAGAGCAATCAGCTTTGATTGCTCTAAAATGAATCATTGATTAACTTCCTGATGATGGTCATTGAGATATCATATCTAAAGGTGCAatggtcaaaaataaaataccacGTGGAAGCAtgccatatttaaaaaaaaaaaaagttcccatCATCGTAGTGATAAACAACCATCTGGTACAAAACTTTAAAGATCAATTGAAAAATTAAACCCTGCTCTTTCTATATTAGAACTAAGTAGAAATAATTAAGTCCActccatttcttttttcaaaccAGCAAAAGTCATTTTTCAGTTTGGTTTTAAACAATTTCTTTGTGTCTACAGTAATAAGAATCTGGCAGCCAGAGGACATGTACCAAATTGCAgaattttattaaaatattgaaTATTGATTGGAAAAGTTTTCATCATGGTGATGGtcttattttattatatgttgtatGATCATCAACACAAACTAAGaatcagaaaacatttgtaCTGCTAAAATTCACCTATGGTTTGCCTTCATCTTTCTTTGTCTGAcacaaagggtttttttttttttttttaccatctgTGTAACTTCTCaatctgtatttgtcattccaGACTGTTCAGATCATGATCGGCCTGATGGTGCTGCTGTTTGGGGTTGCTATGGCAGTTAATGCAGATACAATTGGAGTCTTCAGTGGGATTTTTGTCTGGGGAGCTTTGTTTGTGAGTCAGCCTTACAGTGATGTCATGCTTTCGGGATTTCATCTGCTGGTTTAAATTGTTCTAAATATATGGAAATTAGGACAAAGTTgcaacaacaatgacaaaagcatcacaaagaaaatttaaaaatacagctaaacacacacaccaatcatGAGCAGGAAGGGGTTTCTTCTCTTACCCAAAGACACATTGAAAGAAGAATCAAAACTACCAACCCTGTTATTAGTGGCTGACCTGCTCAGCCTCCTTAGCCAACACAtgctcactccaacctcatcacatatcaacatttggtcacaATTTGCagtcagtctctttcaaaataaatgcactacattggtacaacaccactaATTGACTTTTTCTTTCCATCAAAAACGAACGCACATGATTACATttggccaacacacacacacgtggttgggtttaggcaacaaaagcacatggttgggattaagaaaaaagaagaggttTTGgcttagggttagggttagggtttggGGTTTAGGAACACCGGCCTCCCCAGTGAAAGTTAGTGgttgttagacccatccaccacctctcctgtcCATCGTGCTGGGACTTCCGCCACCCTAACTTATGTTATTGTCAGgtcatgtttccccctgacaccgcccAGCGCCCTTAAACAATAGGAAAACGTCCAAACTTATCCTTTAAAGCTGCAGGGTAGGTTAGATAAGACAGAAAACAATTGATCCAGAGGAAGTCATCAGTTATGTTGATGTATCTGTACTAATGGACAGGGTGGGCCTGAAAAAAACATGCCACTTGTTAAACTGTTAATCAGGTAGATAGatatgtctgaaaataaattattcaaatgaaaaaaacaacttgagggaaaaatgtattttccataAATTATAATTGTAGTTTCCCTGTTGACTTGTTATCTATTAACTTGTCAGTTATGAGGGGGTTAATTACCGAAACTGCAACCAGTCACAAGAGAGTAATAAAAACACGTTGATGTCACTGCTGGGAAACGGTTATCATGTCAGTCTTTATATCCTGATTCTAATCTGAACCATACATGGGTTTTATATTGACAAGCTGGATATGCCAAGATTACACAAGTGATCATGTATTTAGTTCACATCTTGTTGTCCTGCTGTTGTGGACAAAATGTCTTCACCAGACAGTATGTAATACATGTATACTTATATCCTTCTCTGTTACAGTACATTGCAGCTGGATCTCTGACAGTGGCTGCTGGGAATTCTATGAACCGTTGCCTGGTTTGTATCTTACACTTGCCCTTGAACAATCTTTtcgtgtttgtctgaccgtgtggtcaggacaaagacaaaggaaaagaagcgggaactttgagatgcctgtttgggtgtagctctgttgaaatcctatttgttaatgagtctgtgtgaatgtgatttgtgttgcaaacagtctggattagtgcaaagattgtttagttgtgtgcaagaatctgtttgtgaacagtattaccaaactaaacacttagctttggcgaagccaactaatgaatgacctaactgcaaacaatcacaacaataactcaatgacagcattaaatcacatacaacaagttaaacagtcttgcttagcctgtaaagctgtgatgaaGCTATGCCCAGTTATTACTTTACCGATCCTTGATTGGATGGGaaaaagagtcacttggtggtgtactgctttgttagctggcagaagaaggctgggaagagctgtggttccagctgcagtttttgttgtgtccttgttccaaaggttctgatccgaGGAAGCCAGTCActcggggtccttgcagagttagatgctgggtgctaactcacttagttccttgttgctggaaagctagttgcaaaccttgtgcttgcaAGTCTAAATTCTCTGGTTCAGGTTTGCCTCAGCAAATTTATTCACACACTAGCAaggcaaaccaaaacacacaaattctaactaactatatacaagcttggtgtgtgtgtgtgtgtgtgtgtgtgtgtgtgtgtgtgtgtgttgatgaagCTGATGTAGCAGTAAAAAGGGGGAATGAGTTGGAACAAGAGGAACCGACAAAAGGGAAAGAGTCAAGGGTAGATTGTAATTAGATTAAGCAAAATTAagttggaaaaagaaaagaaagaggaaaaattaattaataaaaataaagaaataaaataaaattttaccATTAGTTAAATAAAATCTTCCATGCAAATGTACAACAAATGTCAACATTGTTGAGTTGTGCGGCAGGTCACTGCATGGTCACATGTCCTGACATCTCGTCTCTCTTGAAGGTGAGGGGTGCTCTGGCTGTCAGTGTTATAGCAGCAGTTGCTTCCACTACTGCAACCATCCTCTACGGTCTGGATGCTGCAGGATTGATGAACTCATGCTACATCACTGGTTCCTGGCAGTCCATCTGCAACCTGTATTTGGTATTCAGTCTGATACTTTTTCCCAACATTTGGAGGCTAACCAAAACTATACAACATAGATATCATCATGTATCATAGTCATGTATCAGCTATGAGTTACTGTCAGATTAATGATCAGTTGACCTTTGGCTGAACACTTCCACAGAATATTGTTTGTCCACTTATAGCTTAACTAGGCAAGTTAATCGCTGATAAAGCTGCCCAATCTGCCACAATTGTCACTTTCACCATGCTCATTTTACTAACTAGATTTTCttatgcttgtttttgccagagTCGGATGCAGGGGTTTTCAGGGGTCCTGGCTATTTTCCATTTTCTAGAGCTCATTGTTTCAATCACTGTCGCAGCATTTGCCTGCAACGCTACTTGCAACTGCTGCACAGAGGTGAGTCAGCCACATACTGATGAGGAATTCAGTGTgtcacttaaatcactgaacttcAAGGAGGAGGAATCTTTGAAGAGGCTTGAACGAGGATGTTTGGCCTGCTctgagttttttattttatttttttctttgcctatctattgaaaaaaaaatgaatcagaTCTAATAAAAAGACTatcaggagagggagaggaggagacaccAGTAATCACACAATTTAATCATTAATTTTTATTCAGTGACATGAGGCTGAAAAACTTTGTGTGTCGGATACAAAAAATAGTTTGATGTGAGATCTATTCACATAATTTCTACTTTCCCTAAAACATTTTGCCCACTAAATTGTTTCTACAAAGTATGACAGTCTGATTAAAACTTGAATtacaaaataatgaatttaCAAACATATCAAAAAATGCagtcacataaaacacagatATTGCTTGTGTGGATTCAATATCTGATCAGTGAAGTCTAGTGTAGTATGAATACAGAACAGTTTTAAAGGAGTGTGAAGATGCTTGGCAAACACAATTTCACTTAAAAGtctagtcccaattaaatgcccagtcccttttactagctgGGTGTGGCTACAcgttttgacaaataaaaggcctgtctcagttagaCACCTGGTCTGCCAAGCAATTCATTTCCATAGAAGTTCCTTGGATGTTTGGCTATCTACTGGAGCTGAGATGTACCCTGTGTGTTGTTTATCCTGTAGCGGCCATCAATCGTCTCCATACCCGAGAATGGTACAGTGACTACACATGCTGCGTCCACTTTCCAAGCACCATCTGTCTCAGTGGCTAATGTCCCCTCACAGGTCAGCTGCCTGGTTTGTTGGAAATCTGTAAAGTTATGTGAATCATGTGTCTCCACCGCTTATGCTGTGTTGTTTTGCAGACAGTGACAGGCTATAAAAACCCAGAGGAACCAAGACCTACCGTTCTGAGTGACCCTCCACCTTACAATGCTGAGTGTTGAGTGTTTACAATGCTCAATATTGAGTCCACACTGACTATCCTGCTCTGAATACCTGACATCATGACTACCCATCCCCTGAAATCTCATGCTTTTTCTGGCTTCACTCACTGCATTTGCTACATGCACACCAATAGGTGACATATTAACATGCTGTTAAATGGAACCTGAAAgaatttaaaaatctaaattaaatCAGTCAGTCATTAACTGAATTTTGTATATATTAGAAATGTTTGATTTGCCAACATGAAGCTACTTCAAATAAATGCTAAACTTAAAGAAATTATAAAACTGTTTCTTACTGACACCCAAAATATTTCTGTCACACACCAGAAGACTCAAACGCAGAATCACAGGTCACAGACAGGAGTAAGGCAAAACAGTCACTTTATTTAAAGTTCCAGGCAGAGCAGAGTACAAACCTTTCCAGAGGTTGaaccaaaaaatacaaataaccaGGCAAAGGCACAGAGACATCCGACAGAGGGAAAAGATGAAAAACAGGCACAGGTCAAAAAGGATCCAAAAAGGCAACGATGCAAAAGCAGGCTGGAGCACAAACTACGATCTGGCAAACAACAAAGGCCAACTGACTGGTATAAATGCTGACAGGTAAATGAGCTAACAAGCCACAGGTGTGGCAGAATGAGCAGGCTGAGGAGTGTCAGTGGGCGTGGTTGGTGTAGTGGTGGGAAAAAGCTGGCAGATCCTCACTGGAGACTGAGCAGAGGGGTGTGAGCAGGAGAAGCTGCAGGAGGGCAAGGATTAAGGGGAGCAGGAAGCCTCAGCAGTGTCCATGacaatttatttcttttttcattaaGGAAAGAGAGAATAGCACAGTAGAGTTGATTTATTTATGAGGACCAAGATGAACTGCTGATACCCTTCACAAAAGAGATATTATCAAAGTCAGACAATTTAGGGTTTTATTTGTCAGTTTGTGCAGTACCACGCTTTACTTTAAAATGGTACTATGGTGATATAGAATTGTACTGCCACAATGTCAGCAAAGGCAGAGATACCCTGACACTGGGTTTTTAGTTTTGGCAAGCTCTAGAGGCACTGGAGCACATACTTTGTTTGACCCTCCCAGCCTGGTAAATGCATGCATTTTTCAAACagatataagaaaaaaaaactaattatGTCATCAGGGTTTTCTCCAGAGGCTATGGAAAGCTCCCTCGAAAGCAGCAGAAGACAAAATACACTCGTTTTCACTGGCTGAGCTTTAACTTATGTAAAGATGGAGTTGCTACACATTGTtagattggttgttttcattttactgaaaccatgaggaCTGGAGAAGACCCTAAGCCATTCAGACTTAGGCCTACCGACATGACGAAAAATCAAGTGGTAACTCCCTTCTTCTGAATCTGTCAtgaagtcagaatatgtgtctgTTCATTGATTACCTGACATGTTATTTCTGTTCCTTTGGTCTGTAAAGGTCCACCAAtcatgaatattgttttaagagcATAATGTGGTGTTGTGTCAATATGCTGAGTGCTGTTATCCTCAGGTGCATAAAAAAAGTGTCATAACATAATTTATGTTATtcgaagcctaatttttatacaagtgaTGTTCATACTGTTTTATATGAAGGGCATTATGACACAATCAAGTTTCCTGATAAAGAATGCAATTATGAGTAGATTTTTAAAAGGGATCTGAGCAGATTCACAACATTTTTGGTGAAATGACCCTTCACTACTGTAAAAGGCAGATCAAGATGGTGCCATGGATGGCTTCCTTTGTGTGTTGATGCACATTGTAAATTCAGTTTTCTGCTGAGGTAGCCAGAGCTCTTTCACCAAAGATTAGCAAATGAACATCAAGAAAAAAACTCCAATGGATTTATTTCCCACTTCTCCTGCATCATCTGTTAAATCATTGGACATTCTTGTCAAAGGTGCCCTTGCctcagtggcggctgctggtcttgcaaacaggggaagctcccTTTAAGTTTACATTGTAATAGTTGTCATATTGTGGCGAGgtagtaacttataaaaggagcatttaattgaagctgtttttcaaccacactcatgccacagaaccacagcaaaacacacctcaaagattttcagatgggtgaAAAGACCTGTTACTTTTCCCCACCCTTTGCACCAAATCAATCTGAGGTGTTGATCTGCCCTGCTGTTTAACTCTAAGTTTCTCCTCGTAAGGAAGACTATGAAACGGCTTCACCAAAATCCGGTTGACAATATTCAAATTGTCTGCTATTATGTGCAGCTTGCTAGCTTGCTCACTAGCTGGGGCTGCAGCGTgaggctagtgtgaccgcctgtgagCGCTTTGGAACGGTGGAGGGGCCGacagcagcacccgctgctcgttggggacagtaactgcagagcgacagaagtcagagtctccaaacacgagtacagtctccagtaacaccagaaaaagatgctagatttgtcacttgtcgtttttaacaaagaaaaagtcactaagaggattggaaaagtctccagatcaactcggaacaacggaatgaaacttgaaaatgttccggtggtggtttatatttctagatcgctgattcgctcatttcactgtcaatcaaaaagggattcagcctcagacagatcatccaatcatcatgcagaagcccagcgtccaggccagcccactgccccatagacccccagagacgctgagcgtccgatgggcgggacaaaaccgagcatttatccaatgactgtctagtttcgctgcagtggaacaacccactctatgcttccccattgaagtctttggacgctgagcttccactgtttaatgcactgtgacactacgggaatgaatgagaagaaagtcgcgtcagtgacctgtgataagtagctgattctgaacaaaagttgaacgcgttctagcacatatttagtcaatgaaatgtaaacacaacagtacatatttgaccacttatttcttgacattttaggggaagctgagcttcccttgcagtcttagaaCAATCGCCACTGCCTTGCCTTTGTTTGTGCAGTAAGGACAGGAACACAGAGTTCCACACCATTATCTGTGGTGGTTTGGGAAAGGCAGAGAcaggctgaaaacaaacatgacaaactCTCATCATAGATTTAACTATTTCTTGCAACAAATGGAAAGACAGTTATGTTTGGGGCTGAGGGCTGCACTCTTGAGGTGCTCCCTGGATTAGACAAGCAGCATGCTATGCCAAAACAGGGAGTGCAATGCCAAAAACAACCCAGGTATATAAGAGTGAGCCCAAGCAAGACATTAAATACCATTTAACCTTAGATTCATGTTAGGATTCTAAATTAGAATGGTGGGGGCTGGGGTGGCGGAGGTAAAGctttcccagcagcagcagcagtagcagtggtGTGTGGCAGCATTGGTGTAGCAGGGATCAGTGAGTAGGAAGCCATATCAAAATGAACCACCTTGTATGGAaatgggctgtgattggtgtgtgaCTGATAAGAAACAATGATCCagtcagctgtctgtcagctgaTTATAGCTGGAGTGTATGACTTCCGTGTCCTGCATGTACTAACGCAAAGCTTCGTTTAATTGGATTAtattcacagaaaatgtaaGACATGTAACCTGTGTTtcttataaattaaaaaatctgaCTAAATTGTGGAGGAAATTACGTTATTCTTTAGTGCCACCCCGACCCCCGCAGTGGATGAGGATAAGAGGCCCAAAATTTTGCCACCGGCTCATATTTCTTATTTACTTGCCTGACTGTGATTAATGTGGTGTGTGTTGTCTTCACTGCAATGTATGAACTGCAGCTATCCAACTAGCTAAACTCTTTATAAAATGATGTTCTGAGACATTTTAAACTTTAGCTGAGGTTTAGTGATGGTCTATCATCATCCTACAGACAGAGTGAAAACTGCAATAAGAACAGAATACAAACGAAATCACCATTCTGTTGCTAACGTGCTAACATTTCTCCATGTAAATACGTGTAAATAAACAATCTTATCAACTACAATGAAATGtcttttaaatctaaatatctTCTCAACATTACCTTATAAGCATAGCTATGAATTAAGCTACTCACGACATTGCCTCTGTGGTGTTTACATCGTGGATAGAAGGGGAGATGAACGGGtttcaaaatgaacacaaactaatgttgggattcacaggaccacagagatcatttggtaaaatctaaaCAGGACATTtgaa
Encoded here:
- the LOC125883019 gene encoding membrane-spanning 4-domains subfamily A member 4D-like, translating into MASAAAGSVVVVTHVHPLPQGLGHQHYVDTPGRFSKGRPLALGTVQIMIGLMVLLFGVAMAVNADTIGVFSGIFVWGALFYIAAGSLTVAAGNSMNRCLVRGALAVSVIAAVASTTATILYGLDAAGLMNSCYITGSWQSICNLYLSRMQGFSGVLAIFHFLELIVSITVAAFACNATCNCCTERPSIVSIPENGTVTTHAASTFQAPSVSVANVPSQTVTGYKNPEEPRPTVLSDPPPYNAEC